GCGTACAGGTTGTTGGAGCAGACCGGGGCTGCCGCCGCCGAGTGTCTCGTCGATCCCGAGGACGACCTCGGTATCGGCAGCGTTCACTTCCCCGAGCCGTATCTCGTCGGCGCCGGGCAGCGCACCGCCCAGCGGGCGCTGGCCTCGCGGGCGGTGGCGGGCATGGTGCTGCGCGGCTATGACGGGCGGCGGGCGTACTGGGAGCGGATGCATCAGGAGCTGGACATCATCGCCCATCACGGGTTCGCCTCCTATTTCCTGACGGTCGCTCAAGTCGTGGATGACGTGCGGAAGATGGGGATTCGGGTGGCCGCGCGTGGGTCCGGTGCGGGGTCGCTCGTCAACCATCTGCTCGGCATCGCGCACGCCGATCCCGTGGAGCACGGGCTGTTGATGGAGCGCTTCCTGTCCAAGCGGCGGCTGGTGCTGCCCGACATCGACATCGACGTGGAGTCCGCGCGGCGGCTGGAGGTCTATCGCGCGATCATCGACCGGTTCGGGCGTGAGAGGGTCGCGACCGTCTCGATGCCGGAGACCTATCGGGTGCGGCATGCGATCCGGGATGTGGGTGCGGCTCTGTCCATGGACCCGGCCGACATCGACCGCATCGCCAAGTCTTTTCCGCACATCCGGGCGCGGGATGCCCGGGCGGCACTGGACGAGCTGCCCGAGCTCAGGAAGCTGGCGGGGGAGCGGGAGAAGTACGGCAAGTTGTGGGAGCTGACGGAGGCTCTCGACGCCCTTCCGCGGGGGATCGCCATGCATCCGTGTGGGGTGCTGCTGTCTGATGCCTCTCTGTTGTCCCGTACGCCCGTCATGCCGACCAGCGGCGAGGGCTTCCCCATGTCCCAGTTCGACAAGGACGACGTCGAGGACCTCGGGCTGCTCAAGCTCGATGTGCTGGGCGTGCGGATGCAGTCGGCGATGGCGCATGCGGTCGCGGAGGTGGAGCGGGTCACGGGGGAGCGGATCGATCTGGACGCGCTCGACTTCGAGCGGGGGGAGGGTGACCCGGCGACGTACCGGCTTATTCGTTCGACGGAGACGCTCGGCTGCTTCCAGATCGAGTCGCCGGGGCAGCGGGACCTGGTGGGGCGGCTTCAGCCGGCCACCTTCCATGATCTCGTCGTCGACATCTCGCTCTTCCGGCCCGGGCCGGTCGCCGCCGACATGGTGCGGCCGTTCATCGAGGCGCGGCACGGGCGGGCGCCGGTGCGCTATCCGCACCGGGATCTGGAGGAGCCGCTGCGGGAGACGTACGGGGTCGTCGTCTTCCATGAGCAGATCATCGACATCGTGCACATCATGACCGGGTGCGGGCGGGATGAGGCGGATCGGGTGCGGCGGGGGTTGTCGGATCCTGAATCGCAGGGGCGGATCCGGGTGTGGTTCGCGCGGCATGCGGCGGCGAGCGGGTATGACGCGGAGACCATCCGGCGGACCTGGGAGATCGTCGAGGCCTTCGGGTCGTACGGCTTCTGCAAGGCGCACGCGGTCGCCTTCGCCGTGCCGACGTACCAGTCGGCCTGGCTGAAGGCGCATCATCCGGCTGCCTTCTACGCGGGGCTGCTCACCCATGACCCCGGGATGTATCCGAAGCGGCTGCTGCTGGCGGACGCGCGGCGGCGTGGGGTGCCGATCCTGCCGTTGGACGTGAATGCGTCGGGGGTCGCACACCTTATCGAACTGGTGTCTGAATCCAGGGATTCGAGAGGGGTTTGGGGGCTGCGGCTCGCCCTCTCCGATGTGTACGGCATCAGTAAGGCCGAGGCGGCGCGGATCGCGGAGGGGCAGCCGTACGCCTCGCTGCTCGACTTCTGGGAGCGGGGGCGGCCCAGTCGTCCGCTTGCTCAGAGGCTCGCGCAGGTCGGCGCGTTGGATGCCTTCGGGGCCAACCGGCGTGATCTGCAACTGCACCTGACCGAGCTGCACCGGGGGGCCCGGGGTGGTGGCGGAGGTCAACTGCCCCTGGAGGGTGGGCGGAAGACGGCCGCGGCCGGGCTGCCCGACCTCAGCTCGGCGGAGCGGCTCAGTGCCGAGCTGGGTGTGCTGTCGATGGATGCCTCGCGCAATCTGATGGACGATCACCGGGCCTTCCTCGACGAGTTGGGTGTCGTTTCGGCGAAGCGGCTGCGCGATGCCCGGCACGGGGAGACGGTGCTGGTCGCCGGCGCCAAGGCGGCCACCCAGACGCCGCCGATCCGGTCCGGCAAGCGGGTCATCTTCAGCACCCTGGACGACGGGACGGGGCTGGTGGATCTCGCCTTCTTCGACGACTCGCACGACGCGTGCGCCCACACCGTCTTCCACTCCTGGCTGCTGCTGGTGCGGGGGGTCGTGCAGCGGCGCGGTCCGCGCAGTCTGAGTGTGGTGGGTGCCGCCGCCTGGAACCTCGCCGAGCTGATCGAACTGCGTGACGAGGGCGGCCTGGACGTGGTGGCGGCGCGGTTGGCGGAGCCCATGTCGGTGCCGGCGGGGGACGGTGGGGATCCGGCGCACGGCCGGCGAATCCACCTGCCCACCGGATACGAACTGAACCCGTGGGCCGATCTGCGGCCGGCGGGTCAATCGCCTTCACAGGTACGGAAGTTGTGGCACCAGAGTCCGGGGAGTGCGGGATGACTATCCTCTGCGTACGTTTCCAGCTGCCGCCGATGCACGAGGCGGCCCTGCCGGGGCTGCTCGGACTGCTCGAGGACTTCACGCCGGTCGTTCAGGCGCTGCCGCCGGACGGGGCGCTGGTCGATCTGCGGGGCGCCGAACGGTACTTCGGGCGCGACGCGGTCGAGCTGGCGTCGGTGATCCGGGTGCGCGCCCTCGCCCACCACGGCGTCGACTGCGTGATCGGCGCCGGGCCGGGGCCGATGCTGGCCCGTGTCGCCCTGCGGGACGCCCGGCCGGGGGTGACCTGTGCCGTCCCTGAGGAGCCGGACGCCGTCGCGGAGTTCCTCGCCGGCAAGCCCGTCGGCGCGCTGCCCGGCGTCGGTGCCGCGACCGCCCGCACCCTGTGCGAGTACGGCCTCGACACCCTCGGCCTCGTCGCCGCCGCGCCCCTGTCCACGCTCCAGCGCCTGGTCGGCGTGAAGGTCGGGCGTGAGCTGCGGGAGAAGGCGAGCGGAATCGACCGCGGCCGGGTGGTGCCGAACGCCGTGTCGCGCTCGCTGGCCACCGAACGCCCCTTCACCCGCGATGAGTTGGACCCCGACCGACACCGTCACGCCCTGCTCTCCGCCGCCGAGGAACTGGGCGCCCGGCTGCGCGCCCTGGACAAGGTCTGCCGCACCCTGACCCTCACCGCTCGCTACGCCGACCTCCCCCACTCTCGAACAGGCTCGAGCGGGGGGACCCCCATCTCGACGACCCGCAGCCGTACGCTGAAGGAGCCGACGGCTCACTCGGCGGCGCTGACCAGGGCGGCCTACGGCATGTACGACGCCCTCGGCCTCCAACGCGCCCGCGTCCGTGCCCTCGCCCTGCGCGCCGAGGGTCTCGACCCCGCCGAGCGCGCCTCTCACCAGCTCTCCTTCGACCCGCTCGACGAGAAGGCCCGCCGCATCGAGGAGGTCGCGGACCGCGCGCGAGCGAAGTTCGGGCCGCATGCGGTGATGCCGGGGGCGCTCGCTCGCCGCTTAGGGCTCAGTTGGCCCACGGCGGCGTGATGCGCGTCCCGTCGGCCAGCTCCGCAGCCAGGCCGATGGACGTGGTGACCCAGGTGACGGCGGTCCGGTCGGTCGGGTTCTCCACGGTCAGGGTCGCGCCGGGGTTGATGACCAGAGTGTCGCCCGCCGTGATCCGGTCGGTGTGGTCGTCGAGCGTGACCAGCAGCTCGCCGTCGAGCAGGTGCAGGATCTCCTCCCGGTTGACGGTGTGGGCGGGCGCCTTGGTCCCTGCGGGGATCTCACCGCGCCAGGCGCACAGCTCCTTGCTGCCGGTCCGGGGGGTGGCGTACGAGACGAAGCGGGCGCCGTGGATTTCGTGGGTGACGGCTTCGGATGCGCGGATGACCGGCACAGGTGCCTCCTGGGCGTAGACGGCCGAAATGGTCAAGCTGCTTGACTGTATGGAGCTATGGTCAAGCGGCTTGACCAATCCGTCAAGGGTGTTTCAATGCCTCCGTGCAGAACTCAGAAGCCATGGCCCTGTCCGCCAGCCTGCTCGCCGTCGCCGGTGAGCTCACACAACGCATCCATGACGGTGTGGTCGCCCGGGGCTTCGAGGGGCTGCGGCCCGCCCACGGTTTCGCGTTCGCCCGGCTCGCCCCGGACGGTGCGACGGTCACCGACCTCGCCGCGCATCTCGGCGTGACCAAGCAGGCGGCGAGTCAGTTGGTCGACGAGATCGTGCGCAAGGGCTACGCCGAGCGTCGGCCGCATCCCGATGACGCGCGCGCCCGGCTGATCGTGCTGACCGGCCGGGGGTGGGCCTGCACCCGTGCGGCCGAGGAGGCTGCCGCGGATGCCGTGCGGGCTTGGGTCGAGGTGCTCGGTGAGGGTGAAGTGCGGGCGATGCTCGGGCAGTTGGGGCGAATCGCGCCCTATGGCCCCATCAGGCCTGCCTGGTGACGGTTCATCAGCAGTGGTGAAGCGCCCCTTACTACCACTGGAAGTTTTTACTGACGCGTAACTTCACACCTGTACTACTCGCCCGTAACTTGACGAGTGAACAGCATCCTCGTGATCCGGATCACAGGGTAAGGCCGTCGCACCTCCCTTGAGCCGCAAGGAGATCACACGATGCTGCCCTGGAAACGCGCGTTCAGACCCCTGGCCGCGCTGCTGCTGACCACCGCGGTCGCCGTCGTCC
Above is a window of Streptomyces sp. DT2A-34 DNA encoding:
- a CDS encoding cupin domain-containing protein; protein product: MPVIRASEAVTHEIHGARFVSYATPRTGSKELCAWRGEIPAGTKAPAHTVNREEILHLLDGELLVTLDDHTDRITAGDTLVINPGATLTVENPTDRTAVTWVTTSIGLAAELADGTRITPPWAN
- a CDS encoding MarR family winged helix-turn-helix transcriptional regulator gives rise to the protein MQNSEAMALSASLLAVAGELTQRIHDGVVARGFEGLRPAHGFAFARLAPDGATVTDLAAHLGVTKQAASQLVDEIVRKGYAERRPHPDDARARLIVLTGRGWACTRAAEEAAADAVRAWVEVLGEGEVRAMLGQLGRIAPYGPIRPAW